In Paracoccus jeotgali, the following are encoded in one genomic region:
- a CDS encoding MgtC/SapB family protein yields MSELDALIRMAMALLLGGLIGWDREANAKSAGLRTHMMISLAAALFTVIALELTHIEGDPQASMSYDPGRLIEAVTSGVAFLAAGSIVISGTNVRGITTGASMWLVGAIGLCCGTGDLVLAVMATGMALLVLWVIRKVIPQPEAQKADSGD; encoded by the coding sequence ATGTCCGAGCTGGACGCGCTGATCCGCATGGCCATGGCCCTGCTGCTGGGCGGGCTGATCGGCTGGGACCGCGAGGCGAACGCCAAATCCGCCGGGCTGCGGACGCATATGATGATCTCGCTTGCCGCCGCGCTGTTCACCGTGATCGCGCTGGAACTGACCCATATCGAGGGCGACCCGCAAGCCTCGATGAGCTATGACCCCGGCCGTCTGATCGAGGCCGTGACCTCGGGCGTGGCGTTTCTGGCGGCGGGGTCCATCGTCATCAGCGGGACGAATGTGCGCGGCATCACCACCGGCGCGTCGATGTGGCTGGTGGGCGCCATCGGGCTGTGCTGCGGCACCGGCGATCTGGTGCTGGCGGTGATGGCGACCGGCATGGCGCTGCTGGTCCTGTGGGTGATCCGCAAGGTCATCCCGCAGCCCGAGGCGCAGAAAGCCGACAGCGGCGACTAG
- a CDS encoding penicillin-binding protein 1A: MIRFILSFFGGIFSMLVTGLIFAMLIIGGVFWAYGRDLPSHEQLAQYAPKTISRIYSGEGQLIDEFAQERRIFVPIEEIPDLVKQAFVSAEDKNFYRHQGFDIGGIGKAAYDALASRGATVRGASTITQQVMKNFLLSSDRSIERKVKELILATRLEQTLNKDQILELYLNEIFLGQNSYGVAAAAQTYFNKTLSQLAPHEAAMLASMPQAPGRYHPVRAREALTGRRNYVLREMWQNGYLDEEVMRAEAALPLRSVQNGDFTAFAERLPPRDYFTDEIRRQLSEEFGEDEFFGGGLTIRATVEPDMQAVAARALQQALEQYDRGRGIWHGVIGQIDAEALSDEAAWRAALWDMREPPRDVPGWMPAVVLAIEDGNARIGIEGIAADPRGHWIPAKDAQWARPRLPDGKLGPRAGNAGDLVQPGDVVMVRAMTDDRDGSFIRWTLRQVPEIQGGFMAMDVNTGRVIAMQGGFSYQSSVFNRATQAMRQPGSSFKPFVYAAALDNGYTPATIVVDEEIAINTPAGLWRPKNASNRTYGPTPLRTGIEQSRNLMTIRIAQDIGMDTVGRYAERFGVYDRMNGFLANSLGAQETTLLRMVAAYSMFANGGERVEPTLVDRVQDRRGRTIYRHDQRDCVGCARNALPAGTSPDIQSNRERVMDAVTAYQLTSMMEGVVKRGSGKGVNLPVPIAGKTGTTNEAKDVWFVGFSSNIAAGCYLGYDQPRPLGQGAFGGTLCVPVFNAFMREAIKEYGGTKFRVPPGGHFVKIDRFSGARLAENATGDNVIAEFFRDGSEWTGIRVIDGGFEPKVMPGVEGIPLTLKELPQTSQGGGGAKAVTTSSGKRKVIPQKADFGTISSGGLY; this comes from the coding sequence TATTCCGGCGAAGGCCAGCTGATCGACGAATTCGCGCAGGAACGCCGCATCTTCGTGCCGATCGAGGAGATCCCCGATCTGGTCAAGCAGGCTTTCGTGTCGGCCGAGGACAAGAACTTCTACCGCCATCAGGGCTTTGACATCGGCGGGATCGGCAAGGCGGCCTATGACGCGCTCGCCTCGCGCGGGGCGACGGTGCGCGGGGCCTCGACCATCACGCAGCAGGTGATGAAGAACTTTCTGCTGTCCTCGGACCGCAGCATCGAACGCAAGGTCAAGGAGCTGATCCTCGCCACGCGGCTCGAACAGACGCTGAACAAGGACCAGATCCTTGAGCTGTATCTGAACGAGATCTTTCTGGGCCAGAACAGCTATGGCGTGGCCGCCGCCGCGCAGACCTATTTCAACAAGACCCTGTCGCAACTGGCCCCGCACGAGGCCGCGATGCTGGCCTCGATGCCGCAGGCGCCGGGGCGGTATCACCCCGTCCGCGCCCGCGAGGCGCTGACCGGGCGGCGCAACTATGTGCTGCGCGAGATGTGGCAGAACGGCTATCTGGACGAAGAGGTGATGCGGGCCGAGGCCGCGCTGCCGCTGCGCTCGGTCCAGAATGGCGACTTCACCGCCTTTGCCGAACGGCTGCCGCCGCGCGATTACTTCACTGACGAAATCCGCCGCCAGCTGTCCGAGGAATTCGGCGAGGACGAGTTCTTTGGCGGTGGCCTGACCATCCGCGCCACGGTGGAACCCGACATGCAGGCGGTTGCCGCCCGCGCCTTGCAGCAGGCGCTGGAACAATATGACCGCGGCCGCGGCATCTGGCATGGCGTGATCGGGCAGATCGACGCGGAAGCTCTGTCCGACGAAGCCGCATGGCGCGCGGCCCTTTGGGACATGCGCGAGCCGCCTCGCGATGTGCCCGGCTGGATGCCCGCCGTCGTGCTGGCGATCGAGGACGGCAACGCCCGCATTGGGATCGAGGGTATTGCCGCCGACCCGCGCGGCCACTGGATACCGGCCAAGGACGCGCAATGGGCACGCCCGCGCCTGCCGGACGGCAAGCTGGGCCCCCGCGCCGGCAATGCGGGCGATCTGGTGCAGCCCGGCGATGTCGTCATGGTCCGCGCCATGACCGACGACCGCGATGGCAGCTTCATCCGCTGGACGCTGCGCCAGGTGCCCGAGATCCAGGGCGGCTTCATGGCCATGGACGTCAACACCGGCCGCGTCATCGCCATGCAGGGCGGGTTTTCCTATCAATCCTCGGTCTTCAACCGGGCGACGCAGGCGATGCGGCAGCCGGGGTCCAGCTTCAAGCCCTTCGTCTATGCGGCGGCGCTGGATAACGGCTATACCCCCGCGACTATCGTCGTGGACGAGGAAATCGCCATCAACACCCCCGCCGGGCTGTGGCGGCCCAAGAACGCGTCGAACCGCACCTATGGCCCGACGCCGCTGCGGACGGGGATCGAGCAGTCGCGCAACCTGATGACCATCCGGATCGCGCAGGATATCGGCATGGACACGGTCGGCCGCTATGCCGAACGCTTCGGCGTCTATGACCGGATGAACGGCTTTCTGGCCAACTCGCTGGGGGCGCAGGAAACCACGCTGCTGCGCATGGTCGCGGCCTATTCCATGTTCGCCAATGGCGGCGAGCGGGTGGAACCGACGCTGGTCGACCGCGTGCAGGACCGGCGCGGGCGGACCATCTATCGCCACGATCAGCGCGACTGCGTGGGCTGTGCGCGCAACGCGCTGCCCGCCGGCACCTCGCCCGATATCCAGAGCAACCGCGAGCGGGTGATGGACGCCGTCACCGCCTATCAGCTGACCTCGATGATGGAAGGCGTCGTCAAGCGCGGCTCGGGCAAGGGCGTGAACCTGCCGGTGCCGATCGCCGGCAAGACCGGCACCACCAACGAGGCCAAGGACGTCTGGTTCGTGGGCTTTTCGTCGAACATCGCCGCCGGCTGCTATCTGGGCTATGACCAGCCGCGCCCGCTGGGGCAGGGCGCCTTCGGCGGCACGCTGTGCGTCCCGGTCTTCAACGCCTTCATGCGCGAGGCGATCAAGGAATATGGCGGCACCAAGTTCCGCGTCCCGCCGGGCGGACATTTCGTCAAGATCGACCGCTTCTCGGGCGCGCGGCTGGCCGAGAACGCGACCGGCGACAATGTCATCGCCGAGTTCTTCCGCGACGGCTCGGAATGGACCGGCATCCGGGTCATCGATGGCGGGTTCGAACCCAAGGTCATGCCGGGGGTCGAGGGCATTCCGCTGACGCTGAAGGAACTGCCGCAGACGTCGCAGGGCGGCGGCGGTGCCAAGGCGGTCACGACCTCGAGCGGCAAGCGCAAGGTGATCCCGCAAAAGGCCGACTTCGGCACGATCTCGTCGGGCGGGCTGTATTAG